ATCGCACCGTTATTCACATagataatgtaatattttaaattatttaaaatgtatttttaatgttccCATCTAATCTCTTGTTGTAACTTTTGTATTCAACGGGACAATTGGTATACACAAGCTAGCTGTTATAAttttaatgtaaagcattttaGCACTGCCGCTGCTCAGTTGGTGCGTTTTCTGCGACCGAAGAATAGCAAGTAAAGTAACGTGGTATATGCGGGCTACATAAATCAAATCAATGTATACAAAGCCGCACAGGCAATACACTATTTTGTTTTGGGCAGCTTTGATTAAGCTACACAAAGTCGGCAGCCCTTTTACGCAAAATACGTAAATCAAGCAAATATCGTAAGGTACGGGAATGATCAATTTCCGTAGGTTGCCCAAATCGTGTAAGTAGCATTAATTTCAATCGCGTCTGTTCTTCAATTGCGTTTCAGACGTAGCCTTTCATTTTAGGCACACAGCAATAACTTATACAATCatgtaatattaatatatatgaTGTATTTATATGTGTCCTTCTGTTGTGTAATTGTAGCATTAATTATATTTGGTTCAGTATAACTAAGTATTTTTTCATCCCACACCTGTAATCAGTGCAATGTTTTATGAAATCTCTAGAAATTCGATATGTCATTTGAATGGCTATTCTAACTACTTTACACTGTTTCTTATTTCCCTGTTCTGTTTCCATCTCAGTGTTTAATCTTCACTGTGAGGCTTTTGTGGGCTTCTTGCCTTAAAAAGCTCGAAGTTTAAAATTGCAACATGTTGAACATGACATTAATGTGgttaaaaagtaaaatattaTCTTTTGTCAATGATTCAAAGTATTTTTTGTCACAAGAACCAAGTTCTTACTGGTGTGTTAACCCACAGGCTCATAACATATGCACAGAAATAAAATGACACCACAGTGGTACAGGATGAGGTTAGATTAAGTGCCTGTAGCAGCACTAGATTATGTAACAGTTAGAAAACTGACCCTGAATCTTGATGTCTGGGTGTTTATGGTCTTGAGCTGCTCGCCAGAGGGGAGAAGGGGGAACAGAGCCAGTGCAGGATGACTGGCGTCCTTTATGTGTTTTTCATGCATGGCTCTTCTGCTGCCACAAGTAGACCTCATCACCTCCATCTGCAGAGTCCCTTCAGGAAACATCTTAGGACTCATCTCTTCCAGAAAACTCCCCTGCAGCTCTCTGTCTTGCCAGCATTGGCTGCTAATTTGAGGCTGCAATAGTTAGCAGTCAAGTGATCAGATTTCAATTCTCAGTGTGACATTTTTCCTGATTTTCTAGGTCAGCTTTGAGGTGCTGTGTCCCACGGCAGGTTAGAGATCTCTGCCTATATCCAGAAGGCCATGGGTTTGAATGTCATGGCCAGCAAAATGATCATATCACTGTCAGGCCCTTAAGTAAAGCCCTTAGCCCTATAACTTCTCAATGACCCCAAGCATTCTGTGAGCATTTACATCACTCTGAGTAAAAGTCTCTGATACACTATATtgtcaaaagtattgggacacccctccaaatcattgaattcaagtgtttctatcacttccatagccacatgTGTATAAAATctagcacctaggcatgcagactccTTCtgcaaacatttgcgaaagaatgggtcactctcaggagctcaatgaattcaagcgtggtaccgtgataggaagCCACCTGTGaaataagtccatttgtgaattttccttgctactaaatattcaatggtcaactgttagtggtattataacaaagtggaagcaattgggaacaacagcaactcagtcACAAAGTGAtaggccatgtaaaatcacagagcagggacaacgcatgctgaggcgcgcagtgtgcagaagtcgccaactgtctgcagaactagctacagacctccaaacttcatgtggccttcagattagctcaagagcagtgcgtagagaacttcatggaatgaagccttacatcaccaagtgcaatgaaAAGTGTTAGATGCAGTGGAGTAAAGCACGCTGCCATTGGACTCTAGAGTAGTGGAGACGTGTtttctggagtgacgaatcacgcttctctgtctggcaatccgacggacgagtctgggtttggcagttgccaggagaacggtacttgcctgactgcattgtgccaagtgtaaagtttggtggaggggggattatggtgtggagctgtttttcaggggttgggcttggccccttagttccagtgaaaggaactcttaatgctgcagcattcaaagccatttcgGACattttcatgctcccaactttgtgggaacagtttggggatggacatgactgtgccccagtgtacaaaacaaggtccataaggacatcgatgtgcgagtctggtgtggaggaacttgactggcctgcacagagccctgacctccaCCCGATAtgacacctttgggatgaattagagcggagactgtgagccaggccttctcgtcccaCATCAGTGCATGACCTCACAAAttctctcctggaagaatggtcaaaaattcccataaacacactcctaaaccttgtggacagccttcccagaagactTGAAGCAGTTATACAGTActgtagctgcaaagggtgagccaactccatattaaagcttATGCATTAAGAacgggatgtcattaaagttcatgtgtgtgtaaaggcaggtgtcccaatgctTTTGGAAATATGGTGtacattaataaatgtaatacaATGGCATCACTTAGCACATCTGGATGTTGTGCTACCATTTAGACTGTGCTCTCTTTGTGCTGTTTATTTAAATGGCATTTCCAGTAATATGTTCTAAGGTTTTTTGTGTAGATCTAGCAACATTTGACCCAAGGttggctccttgacagctgtgAGTTTGTAGGGTAATTCACTTTGGAcagtgcctgctaaataaatgtaaatgttacataaTGTTAAGTGGTTTTGTTCATGTATGCTTTTGAATAATATTACCAATATGCACAcccgctttttttttttttttttttttagaagaaATCATTCATTTGTATGGTTAAGTgctgaaaaattaaaaacatatacatataatcaggtatatttgttttaaaataaatacgtAGTAGTTTcctgttgttttatttatttgcatatgttACCTATGCGTCCTCTTGTACAACAAAAACATGTCGTTAGGTTAACTGGACTGACTAAATTACCACATATATATGCGCCTTGCGAGGGACTAGCATCCTgtctagggtgtaccccaacccTGCGCCCAGCACTGCTTGGTATAGGCTCCAAACCCACCTGCAACTCAGCGCAGAATAAGCGGCTGGTAGACGGCTGCATAAATAAGTAGCCATCATTACTACTGACTGCGCTACTCTAAGGACGAGAAAGAATCGTATCTTTTTGGAAGTAAAAGCAGAAATATCAGTATAAATAAATTCTAAATTCAGTCTACAGTTCAGTAACGAGTTATTAGCCAAAAACCGAGCGGAGGCGCCCCCGAGGACACCGGCAAACATGCGTGGGGGAATCCTGCTGAGGGCCGCCCCCTTTCGCGTTAGTAAGACGTGGCAATTCTTTGCGTCATCGCATCGCGGCCATTTTCCACACTTTTTAGTGTTTGGGTCTCCCCTCCCTGGCACCGAAAAATCGCATTACTTTCCGATTGATTTCCCCGTCTTTCTGCAGCTTCCAGGGCATTGAGGATAAAGGTAGGATTGCGTTTCGTTCGTGGATTTGCAGAATACACCCACCGGCCGATTGTCACCGGGGCTGAACGCGATATCTGGCCCATATACTACATCTGACTGAACCATCAGTGGGCGCATAACTTGCAGAACAATGTAAAGTCGCATAGCATTAAGTTACAATGGCTCTATAGACTTTACAGTTGCATCCCTTTATATGCTGCGGAGGAGGTTGAGGTTCGGCCTGACACGTGGGACGGCGCAGTAATGTAACGCCGGATATCTTGCTTATAAAACACAAGCGCTGCTCACCGGCACTGCTAGGGTTACTTAGAAATGGTTGCTAGTGCAGTACGCCTTAATAATGGAATGTAATAATGTGCAATCGGTTTACACATGCACCTGAAAACATAGCTCTGGTTGACGGTGGTGTCCAGCTCCGGAACGGAGATGGTCCGGGAAGACGTGGCACCACGGCCTGCTACAGCAACAAGTATTTGTACCAGAGCAGCATAAATGTTTAAAACGTAGAGCCAGAATTACATCTCAATCATGCGTGCAACTTTACTagatttttctttaaaattcaGAATGGTGTTAAAGGGCTTATTAATGAAGTTGTACTGAAATTGCTTAGGGGAGTTTGTTTAATGCACCCCACTTGGTTGATTTGGTAAATTTTGAAACTCGGTTTTAGTTTTGTGAGGTTTGGTTGTATCGTTTGACTAATAGAGAGTACAGGAAGTGCTTGGTTTCTGGTTACACAAAACAACTGGTTTGTAAGAAATACTgtcatatcctcctgagacccgacctattcatttatgtccattttaGTGggcattgcatttttgcatttattttttcattgatgttgggaaacgtatttattcttgttgtgcactaaagaggacatgctgtgaaattaaaataagaataaatttgaaaaaatctaaattgaaagatgtcttatttcctccaaagacaaataacctacaattgaaggacacttttttccttgggtctcaggaggatataatgGTCTGTCTGGATAGGTTTTTAAGGTATTGCAATAGATAAATTGAAgtttcattaaaattaaattgtaaTCCTGCTGTCCACAGTGggcaccatccatccatccattattgtGACCGCTTAATCCCCACTGGGGTCGTGGGgggcccagagcctatcctgggaacaacgggcgcaggcgggaaccaaccctgagCGGGCACCGACACACCGCAGGGTGCGCACACTCACCcaggcacacgcacactcacccaggcacacgcacactcacccaggcacacgcacactcaccCAGGCACACGCACACTCGCAcgactacagggccaatttagacatGCCAATCAGCCTACCCTGCACGcctttgggctgtgggaggaaactggaaccCCCGGTGAAAACCCACgcaaacacggggagagcgtgtgaactccacacagaaaagaCCCGGGTTCGAACCCAgaaccttcttgctgtgaggcagtaGTGCTAACCACCAGTGAATACTTAATTACTGCCCAACACTGCATTTTCActgttaaatgtatttatggttGGTATGTAGAGAAGATGATGGAAGAGAGTGGAATTGAGACGACGCCCCCCACTACGCCCTCTCCCCCACCCAGCATGGCGGCACTGAGCTCACCACCCATGTCCATTGGTAAGAAAAGTCAATCGAATTAACAACACAACTTATTGTATGTACTTAAATCTGACAATTTTTAAAGCTGGAGACACTGAGTGTGTAACATCGGATTAGGCCTCCGTGAAtgggatcagaaggttgctggttcaaatcccatactGGGCAGAATATTCACTTTggctttgggcccttgagcaaagcccttaactagttggaaaaaaaaaatattcctgCAGCACCGCATGGACAGCTGACCCTACGCTCAGACCCCAAGTTTCactcttttgtgtgtgtgtctcagagagcaagatgggatatgaaAAAACTAACATATTCtaatgtacctgtactcataGTTGTGCAAATGACAAGTAAAGCATCATTTACTTAAAATACCTCTAAAAATGAAGTACTTACTGGTGGTGAGACTTCCTGTCACCAGTGTGGATATAAGCTTCAGCTTTATTGAGGGCTACCTGAAAATGACCTGAGATTAAGCCCCTGTGTTTAGTGATGGTTTGGGTCCTTTTCTTTGTAAAAGTCTCAGTCTATGTCTGTCGTTTCCCTTCCAGGTCTGTCTAGTCCCCTGACCCATCCTAGTACAACCGGACAGCCTCCCTTCACCCCCCAGGGATTCTCCACACCGGTCCCGCCCATCATGTCCGCACCGGTCCCGCCCATCATGTCCGCACCGGTCCCGCCCATCATGTCCGCACCGGTCCCGCCCATCAGGTCGTCGGCTCCGCCCCCCTTTGGCAGCCCTGTGGGTGCCGTATCTCCTGGCTCACACGTCCCGCCGCCCGTTGGAGTTCCCTTCGCTGGGCCCCCTTCGACTTTTTCCTCCACGTTGCCGCCCCTGAGTGGCCCCTCCCTGCCGGGCCCTGTCATGTCGGCTTCACCTACTGGCCCCCCCACCTCCGGCTTCATGGGCGGAGCCTATGACATCACACGGGGTCATGCTGGGCGGGCACCACAGACGCCGCTCATGCCCAGCTTCTCTACCGCCCCGCCTCCCCCTGGTGAGTCCCCGAtcatactccccccccccccccccgatttaaAGGGCAGGATGTGGCCCAGAATCGGACTCCCCTGGCTCAGTGCCTTCCCACGTTCCCTGTTATTTTTCTTCGATGGTTCAGGCAATTTGTCCCAAAACCCCCCATTAACTGTGGGTCTGTCAGCTGGCCTGATCTGGCCTGGAGATCGAAGACTGCCTGTTTTAGGCAGGTCATGCCCCCACATCTGCGCTCCCCCCTCGTACCCCCGGCCCGTCACGCCAAGCCCTGGAGGAGGTCTCCATATGCATCGCATTCATTATCATTATGTGCTCTTGAACATTGAAATAAGGGGcagtttttaaataatcattaaaatctTTCTGCCCAGATGATGTGAACCCCATCATCTTGTACTCGTCGATGTCATCGGTTGGCCTGGAAACGAGCCTGATATTCTCTGCGTTAAACCTGCGTGTCTGATCCACCAGCGGCGTCGAGATGAGCTGCAAcgttttattgattttaaagAAGACATTATAGATTatggctgccccctcccccccccacacgcctCACTCTCTGAATACCATTTATATTACAATTTACTGTCTGCTGAAGTCTTTCGAACCTTAAAAACATCAGAATCGGCTGAAGGTCATTTCCGTTCTCTGTCGGTGTCTATCTGCATTTTTATGGACCTAGCTTTAATTGCTTTTTGAAATGTGTcctttttataattttataattagtCTGGGGACATTCCTGTCGGTTAGGGGCCTCGTTTTTATCAATCGCTAGGGCCCTGCGGCCGCTGGGGCCTGACAGAGGCTTTTTCTCTAAGGTCCAGCTCGTGTGGCCTCCTGACCGCTCAGGTGAAATGGCTGCGCTCTGCTGACCCCAGGAAGTTTCTGTCCTGCTCAGTTGAGTTGTTAAGTTCACATTGGGTGGCATCTGTTGTGTAGGGTGATCTGGGCAAACCTGGCGAGGAAGATAAATTCTCTTTTTGTCTTTGTTGTAATTGCCAATACTTGTTGCTTGTTGCAAGGCAGCTTTTTGATTCCAGTGTTGAAGTGGACGGTGTAAATGTAAACAGTGTCAAGGAGGAGAGTTTGCGTGATATGATATCATAGGTGAACAGCTGGTGAGATGTGAGTTTTCTTGGTGATGCCGTCGCTCGTATTTTGTTGAGGAGGCTCCCTCAAAGTCAAGCTCGTCATTGGCCGCGGAGTAGGTCGACAGGATGCTGGCCAAAGCTGACAGGCTGCCGGGTTTCTTTCCATCAAGGGGTCGTGACCAATCCGATGGTGCAGCAGACTGTGATGCCGCCGGGCCTGGAGGCCGACTCGCCCATCACATTCCCCGAGGACAATGAGGACCTCCGGCCAGTAGAGGGGGCCAATCCGGGCGGAATCTGGGGCTTCATCAAGGTGGGTGAGAGCATAGCGTTGGGCGTTGAGGGACGTCGTGGTGATGCCTCTGGAGCTTCCCGGCTGGTACCAGGCATTTCGGCTCCAATGCTCGTCGGGTCGGGCCGCTCAAATTGAACGAAAAGCTCGCTGAACAGCTGCCAGCACATTTGTTCTGGAGCGTAATTGGCTTCCGGTACCGTCTCCCAGGAATGCTGCACCGTTTCCAGTGGTTTCCAGCACGGAACGTGCTGTTCGTCCTCCTATTAAGAGTGCTAATGGTCTGGCTGGGTGCCACGAGACTTGGCGAGgcggcttgtgtgtgtgtgtgtgtgtgtgtgtgggggggggggcattcttgGTCTGTTTTCCTCCCATTTCCTGTTCTAATTCCTCATGGCTGATGGAATAGTGGAAGTACAGCTACAGATCAGTCCCTGATTGTTTTTTGCGTTGACTGTAGACCAGGCTAAATGCTGAAGCCTCAGTGCCATTAGCTACAGTTTGGTAATAAATTATTGGCTTGTGGCTCAGTTGCTCATTAAAAGCCGATTGGAGGAATCCATACAGGGGTGTGTCTTAGACGGGCTGTGTGCGGCCAATGGCTGCAGCCCTGTCATGTGTTGAGCCTCCTCCCTAGTGGAACTTATCACCGGTGCCAAGTTCATTCAGGTTTCACTCATATTAACTTCAGATTAACGTGAAATGTtgacactctctctctctctcacacacacacacacacacacacgcacacacacacacacacacacaaaggaatTAACTAAAATGGACATTAGCAGATAAGCCCTGGTGGTTTCCTTGAACTGAAGAAGCGTCCTGTGATTGTTTTATATCTCTCGTAGCCAGTACAGGTTTCCCCTGCTATCCGGAAGTATAGCATTTCTGTGAAACTATTCAAAAGCAGAAATAGTGTAAAGCGGTTACCATTAATTTATATGatgaaaatattttgtgttCCCAGCCCGAAGAAATAACCTACCAAATCATACCAAGTAACACATATAACCGAAAATAAATTAAGATATAGCTAAAGCAGGAATGATAGGATAAATACACAGGTAGGTATAATGCGTCTACGGTGTAGTTTCACTTACCAGAATGAATATATTCATGTGTCACTGTTTATCATAATGAAGTATTGTGTATGTGCAGTGCTTTTATATGAcacagtaggtttgtttacagccgcatcaccacaaacacataATACGTTGCGCTATATCATAATGACGGCTGCGATGCCGCTAGGAgataggaatttttcagctccattataaAGTTATCAAACTACCATCGTGTATGCAGTCTGTCATTATGCGACGCATGGCTGTGTATCATTGGCTTGCTGATAAACACTGAACACTGTTTTTGGGCTTTTCTTTTTCCCATAAAGGCATTAATCCTCTTCGGATTTCTTTTGGAATAGCGAGTAGAGCTAATATAGGTCTTTCCTAAAAGCAAAGTTGGGTATACAACTACTCAAATTTAGGTTTCTAAGGTTACAGCACCTTATGAAATCACTCTACAGGGCGTCTGATGTTTGGCTTTCAGCTGTGAACTGCATGTTCATGTCCTATAGTTGCGCCGTGGTCCCGCTCACTTCGGTGTCAGTGCTCTGCATTTTTTCCCATGATccttgtgtgtgggtgtgtgggtgtCTCCTTCGATCAGGGCGTGGCAGGGAATCCCATGGTGAAGACAGTCCTGAATAAAACCAAGCATTCGGTGGAGTCCATGATCACCACGCTGGACCCCGGCATGGCGCCATATATCAGTAAGTGACTCCAGCGCCACCTGATGACCTAGGACAGACTGACAAGCAAGCATGTGGAAAAAGATACTGgaatatatttgcatgtttctgatttttttttgatgtGAATGCGAATCCTGTAAGCTTGATGTGGAATCAGGTTCAACATAAAACATGATGAAGTTTTTCAGTCGAAGTGTATAACGATCTTCTGGTTTGGCAGTGAGGGACAGTAGGGCTGTTCCTCCATTGTCAACAAGGAGGTAGACAGGCTGTTGTGGCTCAGGATCAGTTTCAGTGTCTCAACCTTCAATGTAATAGTTTCTGGGAATAGTGTTGCTGTACTTGGGCATTAAGGGGTTAAAGTGTAGTCTCGCTGGGTTGATTTATGGTGACCTTAACGTGGTCGTTGGTCATGTGCCGATACTGTTGATATAATTACAGTATGAAGTGATTAACAGTGAATAAATGCCTTTTTTCTGAAAAACATGCCTGTTATCCTAATTAATATACGAGTTTGACACAACAGCGGATGTGAATAATTACCTTTTTATATTGTATGCATGTCTCTTAGATTAATCTCCCGATAGGGTAAGGCGTGTTAAGTGCATTGTCAATAAAAAGGTGATTTGTTGAATCAGATCAGCGGATGCCCTGCccgtggggagggggtgtgtctCCATGAGCGCCGAGGGAGGCGGGTGTCGCGtcgggtttgtgtgtgtgtgtgtgaccaaaatctcccccccccccccccaaaaaccagAATCCGGCGGCGACCTAGACATCGTGGTGACCTCTGATAAGGAGGTTAAGGTGGCAGCTGTGCGGGACGCCTTTCAGGAGGTGTTTGGACTCGCCATGGTGACGGGGGAGGCCGGTCAGTCCAACATCGCCCCCCAGCCTGTGGGCTATGCGGCCGGGGTTAAGGTGAGACGTCCTCCCACCCAGTTGGTCAGCTCAccatttaaactaatactgaaaaTGTTCTGGTATGGGAAATTTTTATAGGGCTTCATAGGGAAACAAACAAGGTAAATTCCTCTTAAAAAGCTCTCATGAGCCTTTCCTGAAGGTTTGGGAGGCAGTTTGGCCAAAGTACGTGTATGAAATTAAGAAGCTTCAGAAGATGTGTAGAATAATCCAAGTTGCTATAGTtcagttttaatatttcatggcaGTCATTCCTCATGCACACATTTATCGGCAAGATGGAAAATGTGTGCTCGACGCAGAATAATCGCAACCTTGAGAAGCACGTCGAATGAGCGTTTTTAATTGTGTATACTGGAAATGTATCTGCTGTTTTTGTGATAATGCAGTTATTCTAGTC
This is a stretch of genomic DNA from Paramormyrops kingsleyae isolate MSU_618 chromosome 7, PKINGS_0.4, whole genome shotgun sequence. It encodes these proteins:
- the prrc1 gene encoding protein PRRC1, producing the protein MMEESGIETTPPTTPSPPPSMAALSSPPMSIGLSSPLTHPSTTGQPPFTPQGFSTPVPPIMSAPVPPIMSAPVPPIMSAPVPPIRSSAPPPFGSPVGAVSPGSHVPPPVGVPFAGPPSTFSSTLPPLSGPSLPGPVMSASPTGPPTSGFMGGAYDITRGHAGRAPQTPLMPSFSTAPPPPGVVTNPMVQQTVMPPGLEADSPITFPEDNEDLRPVEGANPGGIWGFIKGVAGNPMVKTVLNKTKHSVESMITTLDPGMAPYIKSGGDLDIVVTSDKEVKVAAVRDAFQEVFGLAMVTGEAGQSNIAPQPVGYAAGVKGAQERIDSLRRSGVIHEKQPVVSVENFIAELFPDKWFDIGCLILEDPANGIHIESFTQATPVALEHVQQAQSLTPPDYSLRWSGLLVTVGEILERSIPHVNRTDWHMAFTGMSRRQMIHSAAKALAGMYKQRLPPRTV